A window of Hordeum vulgare subsp. vulgare chromosome 5H, MorexV3_pseudomolecules_assembly, whole genome shotgun sequence genomic DNA:
TTTTACGGACAAATGACGAAATGACCGTCGACGGGTGCCTTTATGCTCATGGCTGGGTATGGGTTCTATGACCGAGCTGGCTCCGTCACTAACCTCACACGACGATAATTGGTATCCGAAGGAGTACACAACGATAACAACATATAGTGAGCACACCTTCGTTGGGTGCTACAATTCCTCTTCCAGCTTAGTTATCCGCGGATCAAAGATTGTTTTTTGCTGGATTTATGAGTCCAGCTGTTCCTCCTACTCCGAGCACCGCCGGTCTGCTCGCAGATTCGGCGGATAGGAGGTCGCTCGGCCATGGCTTGTCACTCGGTTATGTTTAGGAGTGCGCCGTCGGATGCTGAATCCGAACACGTGGTGGCAGATCACGTCGGGTATgatgtttttttcctttccttttgagTCGACGACGTCGGGTGGGTATGCTGAATGTTTTTCCGATCCATTATTTTACCAGACCCTGGCTGGGGTTAGCCCGACTAATCCCTTCGACCCCGCACCCTCCGTCTAATCGCGCCTATGGAGGGTTCCAAGgggagcgacggcggcggcgagaggCCCGGCGCCGACCACAACCCTAGCCCGGATCAGCCCCCGCCGGCCGCCGCTCCCGGAAGGGAGGACGATGGCGCTGCGGCTGCCGCTGTCGCTGCCGCGGCggccgaggacgaggacgaggcgcGGCGCCCGTTCACCGCTCTCAGCCAGGTCGACGCCGACCTCGCCCTGGCGCGTGTCCTCCAGGAGCAGGTATGTGGCGAGATCTCGTGGCCTGGGCCGTCCACCTCCCCGTACCTAGGGTTCCGAGGCGCGCGACTAACATCCCGTCTGGATCGGTTGCAGGAGCGGGCGTATATGATGCTCCGGATGAACggagtcggcggcggcggcggcggcgacggtagCGACTATGGGAGCTCGGAGGCCGGGAGCTACGAGTACGACGAGGATGCCGAGGTGGACTACGAGGAGGAGCTCGAGAACCACCTTCGCGTCCATCACCACGACCACCCGGGCGGCGGCGAGGCTGACGGGGACGACGATCTCGAGGCTGAGGCTGATGgtcagggcgagggcgagggtgaTGGTGAGGATCAAGGCGACGACGAGGGCTCTGAGGAGAGCGAGTACGAGGAGGAGGGgttcgatgaggatgatgatgtcgAGCTAGATCTAGACCCTGCAGAGTATGAGGACGACGAGGCTTATGCGCGAGCGCTTCAGGACGCTGAGGAGCGTGAGGTTGCCGCACGGCTTATGGCTCTTGCTGGTATCAGCGATTGTGAGTATATGGAATTTTCTTTTCGGGTCACTTCACATTTCGCGCCGGTTGCTGATGTACCGATCTGCTTTTCCTTTGTAGGGCGGGCGGTGGAGCATGTCGAGGATCACATAAACGACGCACAGGTACTGATTTATGTTTCCTTGTCTAGGATGGATTTAATTTTTGTATTTGGAAGTTGGAAGTTGGGACCACTCAGTTTTGATGAAATGACCATGTACCGATAGCGCTGCTTATTTTGTTAATGCGTGTGACAGACAGTGTAGTAATACTTGCTTATTTTCATTGATGCAGTGGTATAATTCCTTGCTAGAGCTAAATTATTCTCTGATGTaccccctccgttccaaaataaatgtcgtagttttagttcaaatttgaactaaaactacaacacttattttGGAATGAAGGGAGTAGTAATCAAATCCAGATGCAACTTAGGATGTACATCTTTGCAAATACTAAGCTCCCTGGAAAGGGTGCATCGTGTACGACCCAGATGTACGTGTGTGGACCTCTTGTGTACGCTAACTGGGCCCACATACAGGTATGTGTGACGTGCATGTAGAGCTAGGTGTATCACGTGTCACCGCTGGTGGTATCTGGGCTGCATGGGGTGTAGGTGACTGCCCGTGTGGTCGGTGTCTATGTGAAGTAGGCAGCGTTGCTGCATACCACTCTTTGCTAGAGATGTGATTGTGCTGTAGGGATTTAGTGTTTCTTGGTTGTTGAAGGGAGCGCTGTGCTACTGGCATTCCGTTTGTCAATGCTGCCTCTCCTCTCTTGCTCGCTCGACAGAGGCATTCATTCATCTACTGGGTTTGTCCAGGGCTGGTCGTGTTCTAACCTCAGGTTTGACATGTAGAAGTGCAAAAAAAGAACCCCTCCAGCAAAAAATGGCGCTGCAAAGCGTGCTTGTGCGTCTAGTAGTATT
This region includes:
- the LOC123400118 gene encoding E3 ubiquitin ligase BIG BROTHER-related-like — translated: MEGSKGSDGGGERPGADHNPSPDQPPPAAAPGREDDGAAAAAVAAAAAEDEDEARRPFTALSQVDADLALARVLQEQERAYMMLRMNGVGGGGGGDGSDYGSSEAGSYEYDEDAEVDYEEELENHLRVHHHDHPGGGEADGDDDLEAEADGQGEGEGDGEDQGDDEGSEESEYEEEGFDEDDDVELDLDPAEYEDDEAYARALQDAEEREVAARLMALAGISDWRAVEHVEDHINDAQDSWQEVDPDEYSYEELVALGDVVGTESRGLSADTLASLPSVTYKTKDMQDGNTEQCVICRVEFEEGESLVALPCNHSYHPDCINQWLQINKVCPMCSAEVSTSANKQA